One Thermoanaerobacter pseudethanolicus ATCC 33223 DNA window includes the following coding sequences:
- the gyrA gene encoding DNA gyrase subunit A, whose product MSEEKEKVIPVGIEDEMKKSYIDYAMSVIVGRALPDVRDGLKPVHRRILYAMNELGLTPDKPYKKSVAVVGEVLGKYHPHGDAAVYDTLVRLAQDFSMRETLIDGHGNFGSVDGDPPAAMRYTEARLSKIALEMLTDINKETVDFVPNFDETLKEPVVLPSRFPNLLVNGSQGIAVGMATNIPPHNLGEVIDGIVAYIDNPYISVDELMKYIKGPDFPTGGIILGRDGIKETYETGRGKIVVRAKAEIEEHHGKTRIVITEIPYMVLKAKLIEKIAELVRDKHIEGISDLRDESDRNGMKIVIELKRDVNPKVILNKLYMHTQMQQTFGAIMLALVDGEPKILNLKQIIEKYVDHQADVVTRRTKFDLRKAEERAHILEGLKIALDHIDEVINIIRSSKTEAIAKQNLMDKFGLSEKQAQAIVDMRLGRLTGLERQKVEDELKELIEKIKELKEILADERKVLEIIKKELLEIKDKYATPRKTSIVAKEEELDLEDLVQLEDVVVTMTHYGYIKRMPLDTYKAQKRGGKGILGISTREDDFVEDIFITTTHDRLLFFTNKGKVYSLRTIDIPETGRQAKGTAIVNLIQIAQGEKVTAVIPLKKSEDIKYIVMCTKKGIIKKTSIEEFRSIKRNGIIAITLEESDELINVKLTNGEREIIIGTARGYAIRFNEKDIRPMGRVAKGVIAISLREDDEVVEMDLVHPNSEILVVTENGFGKRTDLEEYRLQTRAGKGIIAIRLSEKTGKLVSIRSVNPEDEFMIISANGILIRMKVSDISKMHRDTRGVTLMKLDDGDRVVSTARIENEE is encoded by the coding sequence ATGAGTGAAGAAAAAGAGAAGGTAATCCCAGTAGGCATTGAAGATGAAATGAAAAAATCTTATATAGATTATGCGATGAGTGTAATTGTTGGAAGGGCACTGCCAGATGTGAGAGATGGTTTAAAACCAGTTCATAGAAGGATTCTCTATGCTATGAATGAGTTGGGATTAACTCCTGACAAGCCATATAAAAAGAGCGTTGCAGTTGTTGGTGAAGTTTTAGGGAAATACCATCCTCACGGTGATGCGGCTGTTTATGATACTTTAGTGAGACTAGCACAGGATTTTTCAATGAGAGAAACTTTGATAGATGGGCATGGAAATTTTGGAAGCGTAGATGGAGACCCTCCAGCTGCCATGAGGTATACGGAAGCGAGGCTTTCAAAAATTGCACTTGAAATGCTTACAGATATAAATAAAGAAACAGTAGATTTTGTGCCAAACTTTGACGAGACTTTAAAAGAACCAGTTGTGCTTCCTTCTCGATTTCCTAATCTTTTAGTCAACGGTTCTCAAGGCATTGCTGTAGGTATGGCTACCAACATTCCTCCTCACAATTTAGGAGAAGTCATAGATGGAATTGTCGCTTATATAGACAATCCTTATATTTCAGTAGATGAACTGATGAAATATATAAAGGGACCTGACTTTCCTACAGGAGGAATAATTCTAGGAAGAGACGGTATAAAAGAGACTTATGAGACAGGAAGAGGTAAAATTGTCGTTAGGGCAAAGGCAGAAATTGAAGAACACCACGGTAAGACGAGAATCGTAATTACTGAGATTCCTTATATGGTTTTAAAAGCTAAGTTAATTGAAAAAATAGCTGAGTTAGTCCGTGACAAGCACATAGAAGGGATTTCTGATTTAAGAGATGAATCTGATAGGAATGGAATGAAAATTGTAATAGAGCTAAAAAGAGATGTCAATCCAAAGGTAATACTTAATAAACTTTACATGCACACACAAATGCAGCAGACCTTTGGAGCTATAATGTTGGCTCTTGTAGATGGAGAGCCAAAAATATTAAATTTAAAGCAGATTATAGAAAAGTATGTGGACCATCAAGCGGATGTTGTAACGAGAAGAACTAAGTTTGACTTAAGAAAAGCAGAAGAAAGAGCCCATATTTTAGAAGGGTTAAAAATCGCGCTTGACCACATTGATGAAGTGATAAACATAATAAGAAGTTCAAAGACAGAAGCAATTGCTAAACAAAATTTAATGGACAAGTTTGGGTTAAGCGAAAAACAAGCACAAGCGATAGTTGACATGAGATTAGGAAGGTTGACTGGGCTTGAAAGGCAAAAAGTAGAAGATGAGCTTAAAGAGTTAATTGAAAAGATAAAAGAATTAAAGGAAATTTTGGCAGATGAAAGAAAAGTGCTGGAAATAATCAAAAAAGAGCTTTTGGAAATAAAAGATAAATATGCTACTCCGAGAAAGACAAGCATTGTGGCAAAAGAAGAAGAGTTAGATTTAGAGGATTTGGTTCAATTGGAAGATGTCGTAGTGACAATGACTCACTATGGATATATAAAGAGAATGCCTCTTGATACTTATAAGGCTCAAAAACGTGGAGGGAAAGGCATATTAGGTATATCTACAAGAGAAGATGACTTTGTAGAGGATATATTTATCACTACAACTCATGACAGACTGTTGTTCTTTACAAACAAAGGGAAAGTATATAGTTTAAGGACAATAGACATTCCTGAGACAGGAAGACAAGCAAAAGGCACGGCTATTGTCAATCTCATACAGATAGCTCAAGGAGAGAAAGTCACAGCGGTTATTCCTCTTAAAAAGTCAGAAGATATTAAGTATATTGTGATGTGCACTAAAAAAGGCATAATTAAAAAGACTTCTATAGAAGAGTTCAGGTCAATTAAGAGAAATGGTATAATTGCTATCACGTTGGAAGAAAGTGATGAGCTTATAAATGTAAAATTAACAAATGGAGAAAGAGAAATAATAATAGGGACTGCCAGAGGCTATGCTATAAGATTTAATGAAAAAGACATAAGACCTATGGGAAGAGTGGCAAAAGGTGTAATAGCTATTTCCTTGAGAGAAGATGATGAAGTGGTAGAAATGGACCTTGTTCATCCCAATAGCGAAATTTTAGTAGTAACAGAAAATGGATTTGGGAAGAGAACGGACTTAGAGGAATACAGGCTTCAAACAAGAGCAGGAAAGGGAATAATTGCAATAAGGCTTAGCGAAAAGACTGGTAAATTGGTGTCTATACGGTCAGTAAATCCAGAAGATGAATTTATGATAATTTCTGCAAATGGGATTCTTATAAGAATGAAGGTGTCCGATATTTCTAAGATGCACAGAGATACAAGAGGAGTAACCCTTATGAAGCTTGATGATGGTGACAGGGTTGTTTCTACTGCAAGAATAGAAAATGAAGAATAA
- the namA gene encoding NADPH dehydrogenase NamA, producing the protein MSILHMPLKIKDITIKNRIMMSPMCMYSASTDGMPNDWHIVHYATRAIGGVGLIMQEATAVESRGRITDHDLGIWNDEQVKELKKIVDICKANGAVMGIQLAHAGRKCNISYEDVVGPSPIKAGDRYKLPRELSVEEIKSIVKAFGEAAKRANLAGYDVVEIHAAHGYLIHEFLSPLSNKRKDEYGNSIENRARFLIEVIDEVRKNWPENKPIFVRVSADDYMEGGINIDMMVEYINMIKDKVDLIDVSSGGLLNVDINLYPGYQVKYAETIKKRCNIKTSAVGLITTQELAEEILSNERADLVALGRELLRNPYWVLHTYTSKEDWPKQYERAFKK; encoded by the coding sequence ATGAGTATTTTACATATGCCTTTAAAGATAAAGGATATTACAATAAAAAATAGAATCATGATGTCTCCTATGTGTATGTACTCAGCTTCTACAGATGGGATGCCAAATGACTGGCATATAGTTCATTACGCCACAAGGGCTATTGGTGGAGTAGGACTTATTATGCAAGAAGCCACAGCTGTTGAGAGCAGAGGAAGAATAACTGATCATGACCTTGGCATATGGAATGATGAACAAGTTAAAGAATTAAAAAAAATTGTAGACATTTGTAAAGCAAATGGCGCTGTGATGGGAATACAGCTTGCTCATGCAGGAAGAAAATGTAATATATCCTACGAGGATGTCGTAGGACCTTCCCCTATCAAAGCAGGAGACCGCTACAAACTTCCAAGAGAATTATCAGTTGAGGAAATAAAATCTATAGTAAAAGCTTTTGGGGAAGCTGCTAAAAGGGCTAACTTAGCAGGTTATGATGTAGTTGAAATACATGCAGCTCACGGCTATTTAATCCACGAATTTCTTTCTCCTCTTTCAAATAAACGAAAAGATGAATACGGCAATAGCATTGAAAATAGAGCAAGATTTTTAATTGAAGTGATAGATGAAGTTAGAAAAAATTGGCCTGAAAATAAACCTATTTTCGTGCGGGTATCTGCAGATGATTACATGGAAGGCGGAATAAACATAGATATGATGGTAGAATATATCAACATGATAAAAGACAAAGTTGATTTAATTGATGTAAGCAGTGGAGGACTTTTAAATGTTGATATAAATCTATATCCTGGATATCAAGTTAAATACGCTGAAACAATTAAAAAGCGCTGTAATATAAAAACTTCTGCGGTAGGATTAATAACGACACAAGAGCTTGCAGAAGAAATTCTTTCAAATGAAAGGGCAGACTTAGTTGCACTTGGAAGAGAACTTTTAAGAAATCCCTATTGGGTTCTGCATACCTACACTTCAAAGGAAGACTGGCCAAAACAATATGAAAGAGCTTTTAAAAAATAA
- the ilvN gene encoding acetolactate synthase small subunit — protein sequence MHIISVLVNNHPGVLSRVVGLFSRRGYNIESLAVGTTEKEDISRITLTVEGDDYTVTQVIRQLNKLVDVLKVQNIGARDNVSRELLLVKVGYDSNTRDDIMHIVDTFRAKVIDISMDSLIIEITGDSEKINAFINLISKFEVKELVRTGLVALERGNKSLKEYEGEL from the coding sequence TTGCACATTATATCTGTCCTTGTTAACAATCATCCAGGAGTCTTGTCAAGGGTAGTAGGTCTTTTTTCAAGGAGAGGCTATAACATTGAAAGCCTTGCAGTAGGTACGACAGAAAAAGAAGACATCTCAAGGATAACTTTGACAGTGGAAGGAGATGATTATACAGTTACCCAGGTGATAAGGCAACTTAATAAACTTGTAGATGTGTTGAAAGTACAAAACATAGGAGCAAGGGATAATGTTTCTCGAGAATTGCTGTTAGTTAAAGTGGGTTATGATTCAAATACAAGGGATGACATAATGCACATTGTAGATACTTTTAGAGCAAAAGTTATAGATATTTCAATGGACTCATTGATTATAGAAATTACCGGAGATAGTGAAAAGATTAATGCTTTTATAAATCTCATAAGCAAATTTGAAGTAAAAGAGCTGGTAAGAACAGGCCTTGTAGCTTTAGAAAGAGGCAATAAATCATTAAAAGAATATGAGGGGGAATTGTAA
- the ilvC gene encoding ketol-acid reductoisomerase produces the protein MAKMYYDKDADLNLLKNKKIAIIGFGSQGHAHALNLKDSGLDVVVGLYEGSKSKERAEKEGLRVYTVEEAAKVADIIMILIPDEKQAKVYKESIEKNLTEGKALAFAHGFNIHFKQIVPPKNVDVFMVAPKGPGHLVRRVYQEGKGVPNLVAVYQDYTGKAFDLALAYAKGIGGTRAGVIETTFKEETETDLFGEQAVLCGGVTELMKAGFETLVEAGYQPEIAYFECVHEMKLIVDLIYEGGFSYMRYSISDTAEFGDYMTGKRIITEETRKEMKKVLSEIQSGKFAKEWLLENQVGRPQYNAIKDKEANHLIEKVGKGLREMMAWIKKE, from the coding sequence ATGGCAAAGATGTATTATGACAAAGATGCAGATTTAAATTTACTTAAAAACAAAAAAATCGCAATAATAGGTTTTGGAAGTCAGGGTCATGCTCATGCATTAAATTTGAAAGATTCTGGACTTGATGTAGTAGTTGGCCTTTACGAGGGAAGTAAATCAAAAGAAAGAGCAGAAAAAGAGGGGCTGCGAGTTTATACAGTTGAGGAAGCAGCTAAAGTAGCAGATATCATAATGATACTGATACCGGATGAAAAGCAGGCAAAAGTCTATAAAGAAAGCATAGAAAAAAATCTTACAGAAGGTAAAGCTCTCGCCTTTGCTCATGGGTTTAATATTCACTTTAAACAGATTGTTCCTCCAAAAAATGTGGATGTGTTTATGGTAGCTCCAAAAGGACCAGGACACCTTGTAAGAAGGGTATACCAAGAAGGAAAGGGAGTTCCAAATCTTGTAGCAGTGTATCAAGATTACACAGGGAAGGCTTTTGACTTAGCTTTAGCCTATGCAAAGGGAATAGGAGGTACAAGAGCAGGTGTCATTGAGACTACTTTTAAAGAGGAGACAGAAACAGACCTCTTTGGGGAGCAGGCTGTCCTTTGTGGTGGAGTTACTGAACTCATGAAAGCAGGATTTGAAACATTGGTAGAAGCTGGTTATCAGCCAGAAATAGCTTATTTCGAATGTGTGCATGAAATGAAACTTATAGTTGACCTCATATACGAAGGCGGTTTTAGTTATATGAGATATTCTATTTCGGATACTGCAGAATTTGGAGACTATATGACAGGTAAGAGGATAATAACAGAAGAGACTCGAAAAGAGATGAAAAAAGTTTTGTCAGAAATACAATCAGGAAAATTTGCAAAAGAGTGGCTTTTAGAAAATCAGGTAGGAAGACCACAGTACAATGCTATAAAAGATAAAGAGGCAAATCATCTTATTGAAAAAGTCGGCAAAGGTTTGAGAGAAATGATGGCTTGGATTAAAAAAGAATGA
- a CDS encoding 2-isopropylmalate synthase has product MGVKRVIVFDTTLRDGEQTPGVNFNINDKFEIAKQLVSLGVDVIEAGFPAASNGDFEAVKNIADKLKGVTIAAMARSVKEDIDRASSALKNAERSRLHVFIATSDIHLKYKLKMSREEMLEKAVEMVKYAKGKFDEIQFSAEDASRTDWDFLVKVFSEVIDAGANVINVPDTVGYAMPREFGELIKYIRNNVPNIDGVMISAHCHNDLGMAVANSLSAIENGATQVEVTVNGIGERAGNAAMEEVVMALNTRKDYFGLVHGINTKEIYNTSKLVSELTGIKLQPNKAIVGANAFRHQAGIHQHGVINNRATYEIMKPEDIGIIPDTFALGKLSGRNAFELKVRQLGYNNLSPGELSDAFRRFKDLADRKKVIVDEDIRFVVEETLEEFRSFKEGEAWA; this is encoded by the coding sequence ATGGGGGTCAAAAGAGTCATTGTTTTTGACACTACGTTACGAGATGGTGAGCAGACTCCTGGCGTCAACTTTAACATTAACGATAAATTTGAAATAGCAAAACAGTTGGTATCCTTAGGAGTTGATGTCATAGAAGCAGGATTTCCAGCAGCTTCTAATGGAGATTTTGAAGCAGTTAAAAATATTGCTGATAAATTGAAAGGTGTTACTATTGCTGCAATGGCAAGGTCTGTAAAAGAGGATATAGACAGAGCTAGCAGCGCTTTGAAAAATGCTGAAAGGTCGAGATTACACGTTTTTATCGCAACTTCTGATATACATCTTAAATACAAACTTAAGATGTCAAGAGAAGAAATGCTTGAAAAAGCCGTTGAAATGGTAAAATACGCAAAAGGAAAATTTGATGAGATTCAATTTTCAGCAGAAGACGCTTCAAGGACTGATTGGGATTTCTTAGTAAAAGTTTTTAGTGAGGTAATTGATGCAGGAGCAAATGTAATAAATGTGCCCGATACTGTGGGATATGCGATGCCAAGAGAATTTGGAGAACTCATAAAATACATCAGGAATAATGTTCCCAACATCGATGGAGTAATGATAAGTGCTCATTGTCACAATGATTTAGGAATGGCTGTAGCGAATTCTTTGTCTGCCATAGAAAACGGAGCAACTCAGGTAGAAGTGACTGTAAACGGAATAGGAGAAAGGGCAGGAAATGCAGCTATGGAAGAAGTAGTGATGGCATTAAATACGAGAAAAGATTATTTTGGCCTTGTTCACGGAATAAACACTAAAGAGATATACAATACAAGCAAATTGGTAAGCGAACTTACAGGAATTAAACTCCAACCTAATAAAGCAATTGTAGGTGCTAATGCTTTTAGACATCAAGCGGGAATTCACCAACATGGAGTTATAAACAACAGAGCTACTTATGAAATAATGAAACCAGAGGACATTGGAATAATTCCAGATACTTTTGCATTAGGTAAGCTTTCAGGAAGAAATGCTTTTGAATTGAAAGTCAGACAATTGGGGTACAATAATCTTTCACCAGGAGAATTAAGTGATGCTTTTAGAAGGTTTAAAGATTTGGCAGACAGAAAAAAGGTCATTGTGGATGAGGATATAAGATTTGTTGTTGAAGAGACTTTGGAAGAGTTTAGGAGTTTTAAGGAGGGAGAAGCTTGGGCTTAA
- the leuC gene encoding 3-isopropylmalate dehydratase large subunit, translated as MGLTLTQKILSAKVGREVKPGELIEVDVDMVLGNDVTAPVAIKEFEKIGIDRVFDNTKIALVPDHFVPNKDIKSAEQVNIMRKFAKKHGIVNFFEVGQMGIEHALLPEKGLVLPGDVVIGADSHTCTYGALTCFSTGVGSTDMAAAMATGKAWFKVPEAIKFVLKGNLQKWVSGKDVILYIIGKIGVDGALYKSMEFTGNIKALSMDDRFTIANMAIEAGAKNGIFDFDEITEAYVKGRAKREYKVFERDVDAEYSEVYEISLDEIRPQVAFPHLPENTRNIDEVGKVKIDQVVIGSCTNGRISDMEIAYKILKGKKVHPDVRLLIFPATQEIYLECVKRGYIEEFIKAGAAVSTPTCGPCLGGHMGILAKGERALATTNRNFVGRMGHPESEVYLSSPAVAAASAIAGYIVSPEEV; from the coding sequence TTGGGCTTAACATTGACACAAAAGATATTGTCAGCAAAAGTTGGTAGAGAAGTAAAACCAGGGGAGTTAATTGAAGTTGATGTGGATATGGTGTTAGGCAATGACGTCACTGCTCCTGTTGCTATAAAGGAGTTTGAAAAGATAGGCATTGATAGAGTTTTTGACAATACAAAAATTGCCCTTGTTCCTGATCATTTTGTTCCTAATAAAGATATAAAATCGGCGGAGCAAGTGAATATAATGAGAAAATTTGCAAAAAAACATGGAATAGTAAATTTCTTTGAAGTAGGGCAAATGGGAATAGAGCACGCACTTTTACCCGAAAAAGGACTTGTACTTCCTGGGGATGTTGTCATAGGTGCCGATTCTCATACTTGTACCTATGGCGCTCTTACTTGTTTTTCTACAGGAGTTGGAAGCACTGACATGGCGGCAGCGATGGCGACAGGCAAGGCTTGGTTTAAAGTGCCAGAAGCTATAAAATTTGTGTTAAAAGGCAATTTGCAAAAATGGGTAAGCGGAAAAGATGTTATCTTGTATATAATCGGAAAAATAGGAGTTGACGGAGCTTTATACAAATCTATGGAATTTACAGGGAATATAAAAGCTTTGTCAATGGACGATAGATTCACAATCGCCAATATGGCAATAGAAGCAGGGGCTAAAAACGGTATTTTCGATTTTGACGAAATTACCGAAGCATATGTTAAAGGGAGAGCAAAAAGAGAGTATAAGGTATTTGAAAGGGATGTAGATGCTGAGTACAGTGAGGTTTATGAGATAAGTTTGGATGAGATAAGGCCTCAAGTAGCATTTCCTCATTTGCCTGAAAACACCAGAAATATTGATGAGGTTGGAAAAGTAAAAATAGACCAAGTTGTTATTGGTTCTTGTACCAATGGACGCATATCAGACATGGAGATAGCTTATAAGATATTGAAAGGCAAAAAGGTTCATCCTGATGTAAGACTTTTAATTTTTCCCGCAACACAGGAAATATACTTAGAATGTGTTAAAAGAGGTTACATCGAAGAGTTTATAAAAGCAGGTGCGGCAGTATCTACTCCTACTTGTGGACCTTGCCTTGGCGGACATATGGGAATTTTGGCTAAAGGAGAAAGGGCACTGGCTACTACTAATAGAAATTTTGTAGGAAGAATGGGACATCCTGAGAGTGAAGTGTATCTTTCAAGTCCAGCTGTTGCGGCGGCTTCAGCTATTGCAGGATATATCGTAAGTCCAGAGGAGGTATAA
- the leuD gene encoding 3-isopropylmalate dehydratase small subunit, with the protein MMMQGKAIKYGDNIDTDVIIPARYLNTSDPQELAQHCMEDLDKEFKNKVQEGDILVVGENFGSGSSREHAPIAIKASGISCIIAKSFARIFFRNAINIGLPILECKEAVDGIEEGDIVLVDTDNGIIKNLTKGTEFKAQPFPDFIKEIMKYGGLINYVREKV; encoded by the coding sequence ATAATGATGCAGGGGAAAGCCATAAAATACGGGGACAATATAGATACAGATGTTATAATACCAGCAAGGTATTTAAACACATCAGACCCACAAGAATTGGCACAGCATTGCATGGAAGATTTAGACAAAGAGTTTAAAAACAAAGTTCAAGAAGGAGATATACTGGTTGTAGGTGAAAATTTTGGTAGTGGTTCTTCTAGAGAGCACGCGCCAATCGCTATTAAAGCATCTGGTATATCCTGTATAATTGCTAAGTCGTTTGCAAGAATTTTTTTCAGAAATGCGATAAATATAGGGCTTCCGATATTAGAATGCAAAGAGGCAGTAGATGGGATTGAAGAAGGTGATATTGTTTTGGTTGATACAGATAATGGAATTATAAAAAATTTAACTAAAGGGACAGAATTTAAAGCTCAACCCTTTCCTGACTTTATAAAAGAAATAATGAAATATGGTGGACTTATAAATTATGTCAGAGAGAAGGTGTGA
- the leuB gene encoding 3-isopropylmalate dehydrogenase translates to MFKIAVLPGDGIGPEVIEEGLKVLSAIEDKYKLKFDVKKYPFGGEAIDKYGVPYPEETKNACLSSDAVLLGAVGGPKWDDLEGDKRPEAGLLALRKSLGVYANLRPAVLYPPLKEASPLKNELLQEGLDILVVRELTGGIYFGPRGIVAIDYGFKAYDTEVYQTSEIERIAVIAFEAALKRKKKVTSVDKANILDSSRLWRKTVEEISKRYPDVELNHMYVDNCAMQLIKNPSQFDVILTSNMFGDILSDEASQLTGSIGMLPSASLREDKVGLYEPIHGSAPDIAGTKKANPLATILSVAMMLEYSFNLLDAANDIKDAVNKVLEAGYRTFDLGKGIILNTQQMGDKVVEYIKG, encoded by the coding sequence TTGTTTAAAATTGCAGTGCTGCCTGGAGATGGAATTGGACCTGAGGTCATAGAAGAAGGGTTAAAAGTTTTGTCTGCTATAGAAGACAAGTACAAACTTAAATTTGATGTAAAAAAGTATCCTTTTGGGGGAGAAGCTATAGACAAATATGGCGTTCCCTATCCGGAAGAGACAAAAAATGCATGTCTTTCTAGTGATGCTGTTCTTTTGGGAGCAGTAGGGGGGCCTAAATGGGATGACCTTGAGGGGGATAAAAGGCCAGAAGCGGGTCTTCTGGCTTTAAGAAAAAGCCTAGGGGTTTATGCAAATCTAAGACCTGCTGTTCTTTATCCTCCTTTAAAAGAAGCTTCTCCTTTAAAAAACGAGTTATTACAAGAGGGTTTAGATATTCTTGTGGTAAGAGAACTTACTGGTGGTATTTATTTTGGACCAAGAGGAATAGTTGCTATAGATTATGGCTTTAAGGCTTATGATACAGAAGTGTACCAGACTTCAGAGATAGAAAGGATAGCGGTTATTGCCTTTGAAGCGGCTTTAAAGAGGAAAAAGAAAGTCACTTCTGTAGACAAGGCAAACATTTTAGATTCTTCAAGATTGTGGAGAAAAACGGTAGAAGAAATAAGTAAGAGATATCCTGATGTTGAGTTAAACCATATGTATGTAGATAACTGTGCTATGCAACTAATTAAAAATCCTTCTCAATTTGATGTAATTCTTACTTCCAATATGTTTGGCGATATTTTAAGTGACGAGGCTTCCCAACTTACAGGTTCTATAGGTATGCTTCCTTCTGCTAGCTTAAGAGAAGATAAAGTGGGACTTTATGAACCTATACACGGTTCTGCTCCTGATATTGCTGGAACAAAGAAGGCAAATCCTTTAGCTACAATACTGTCAGTTGCTATGATGTTGGAATATTCTTTTAATCTACTTGATGCTGCTAATGACATAAAGGATGCAGTAAATAAAGTTTTAGAGGCAGGTTATAGGACTTTTGATTTAGGAAAAGGAATAATTTTAAATACCCAACAAATGGGAGATAAAGTGGTGGAGTATATAAAGGGGTGA
- the ilvD gene encoding dihydroxy-acid dehydratase, which translates to MVSDSIKKGVEKAPHRSLLYALGLTYEEIKRPIIGVANSKNEIIPGHIHLDKIAEAVKAGIRMAGGTPIEFSTIGVCDGIAMNHKGMKYSLGSRELIADSIEIMATAHGFDGLVLIPNCDKIVPGMLMAAARLNIPAIVVSGGPMLAGKCNGEVCDLSSVFEAVGAHKIGKISEEDLYKIELNACPTCGSCSGMFTANTMNCLTEALGLGLPGNGTIPAVYSERIRLAKQAGIKIMELVERGIKPSYIITKEAFINAFSLDMALGGSTNTILHLKAIAHEAGVEISLDEINDISGRVPNLCKLSPAGKYHIEDLYFAGGVSAVLKELTKANLINTEALTVTGKTLGENIKDAKVLNHDVIRPIDNPYSSTGGLAILYGNIAREGAVVKASAVAKEMLRHEGPAKVFNSEEEAIAAIYGGKIQKGDVVVIRYEGPKGGPGMREMLSPTSALAGMGLDKDVALITDGRFSGATRGASIGHVSPEAMEGGEIAIIEDGDIIEIDIPARKINVKLTDEEIKERMKRWVRPEPKIKTGYMARYAEQVTSANTGAVFKGGGI; encoded by the coding sequence TTGGTAAGTGATAGCATAAAAAAGGGAGTTGAAAAGGCGCCACATAGGTCACTTTTATATGCTTTAGGCTTGACTTATGAAGAAATAAAAAGGCCGATTATCGGTGTAGCAAATTCAAAAAACGAAATTATACCAGGACATATTCACCTTGATAAAATAGCTGAGGCTGTAAAAGCAGGCATCAGAATGGCAGGAGGAACGCCTATAGAATTTTCCACTATCGGCGTTTGTGATGGTATTGCCATGAACCATAAAGGTATGAAATATTCACTGGGAAGCAGAGAACTTATAGCAGATAGCATTGAAATTATGGCAACAGCACACGGATTTGATGGGCTTGTGCTGATTCCCAATTGCGACAAAATAGTGCCGGGAATGCTTATGGCAGCAGCACGCCTAAATATTCCTGCAATAGTTGTAAGCGGAGGCCCAATGCTTGCAGGAAAGTGTAATGGAGAGGTGTGCGATTTAAGCAGCGTCTTTGAAGCTGTAGGAGCACATAAAATAGGGAAAATCTCAGAGGAAGACCTTTATAAAATAGAACTTAATGCTTGTCCTACTTGTGGGTCCTGTTCAGGAATGTTTACGGCAAATACTATGAATTGCTTGACAGAAGCTTTAGGATTAGGGCTTCCGGGAAATGGCACAATTCCTGCGGTTTATTCTGAAAGAATAAGACTTGCAAAACAAGCTGGAATAAAAATCATGGAGCTTGTAGAGAGAGGAATTAAGCCTTCTTATATAATCACAAAAGAGGCATTCATAAACGCCTTTAGTTTAGACATGGCTTTAGGCGGTTCCACAAATACAATTTTGCATTTAAAGGCTATAGCCCATGAGGCAGGGGTAGAAATATCTCTTGATGAAATAAACGATATAAGCGGGAGAGTGCCTAATTTGTGTAAGTTAAGTCCTGCAGGTAAATACCACATAGAGGACTTGTATTTTGCAGGGGGAGTATCGGCTGTTTTAAAAGAACTGACGAAAGCTAATCTTATAAATACTGAAGCGTTAACAGTTACAGGAAAGACATTAGGAGAGAATATAAAAGACGCGAAAGTTTTAAATCATGATGTGATAAGGCCAATAGACAACCCTTACAGCAGTACTGGAGGTCTTGCGATACTGTACGGGAACATTGCAAGAGAAGGAGCTGTTGTAAAAGCATCTGCTGTAGCAAAAGAGATGTTAAGACACGAAGGGCCAGCAAAGGTGTTTAATTCTGAGGAAGAAGCCATAGCTGCAATATATGGAGGAAAAATACAAAAAGGCGATGTAGTTGTAATAAGGTATGAAGGGCCAAAAGGTGGGCCGGGAATGAGAGAAATGTTAAGTCCTACTTCAGCCCTTGCAGGTATGGGACTTGACAAAGATGTCGCTCTTATAACAGACGGCAGGTTTTCAGGTGCAACAAGAGGGGCTTCAATAGGACATGTATCTCCAGAGGCTATGGAAGGGGGAGAAATAGCGATTATTGAAGATGGGGATATTATTGAAATTGATATTCCCGCAAGAAAAATTAATGTGAAATTAACTGATGAGGAGATTAAAGAAAGAATGAAAAGATGGGTAAGACCTGAACCAAAGATAAAAACTGGTTATATGGCAAGATATGCAGAACAAGTGACTTCTGCAAATACAGGTGCAGTTTTTAAGGGGGGAGGTATATGA